A stretch of DNA from Aliarcobacter thereius LMG 24486:
TTATCATACTAAAGTAAGAATCGAATTAAATTCTACAAACCTTTTTTACCTAAAACCACCAAAATAGTTTTGTAAATAATCTTTATATCCAACCAAATGCTGTAGTGTTTTATATAGTACAAATCATACATAAGCTTCTGTTTTGCATCTTCTACACCTGCTCCATATGGATACATAACTTGAGCCCAACCTGTAATCCCTGGTCGTACTAAATGTCTTTCATTGTAATATGGAATCTCTTTCTCAAATTTATCTATCCAAACTTTTCTTTCAGGTCTTGGACCTATTAAATGCATATCTCCTTTTAATACATTTAACATCTGAGGAAGTTCATCTATTCTAGTTTTTCTCATAATATCTCCCCAAGGAAATATTCTAGGATCATCTTCACACGCGAATTGAGCTCCAGAGGCTTCTGCATCTAATCGCATACTTCTATATTTTATACATTTAAACTCTTTATTGTTTAGACCTACTCTTAATTGTTTAAACATACTTGTACCTGGTGATTCTTGTTTGATTCTTCTTCTTGAATAAAACATAACAGGAAAAGAGATAAGATAAAGAAGTAAAACTCCTAAAATATCCATAATTCTTTTGATAGAGTATTCAAATATATTAAATGGTTTTATATTTTGAAGATAGTTTAAATCGGTATGATCTTCTGGGATATAACACTTATGAAGATATTTCTCCATAAATTGCTCTATTGTTATAAGCTTAATATTCTTTTCAAACTGTAAGCTTGTAAGAAAAGATATAAGCTCATCTGGAACTTTTGCTTTTGTGTTTAGAACTATTAGCTTAACATCTGATTTTATAAGAGTTTTAAGCTCTTCTAGTACTTCCATTGGGTCTTTGTTTGTATATCTTAAGATAAGCTGTTGTTTAAACTTCTTATTTAAACTAGCTTTCTCAAATTCTGTAAATTTGTATTTCCTACCTAAAACTATCATTTTGCTTTTCCCTATCTTTATCTTAATAATAAATTATGATTTTATCGAATATTTATTAAAACTCTATTTTCTTCTTAAAGTTTTATATACTATTTTTATAATACTTTTTGGCAATAGTCTTATTGGTATTTTAATAAATATATTTTTGATATATTCAAAATTATTTAAAAAACCTTCTTTTTTAAGAGTATTTAAAAAGTTTAATTCATTTTTTGCATATTTTAATCCACTTCTTCTTTCAAGTTGACCATAACCTGCTCTCATATTCACCAATACTTCTTGAATATTATAAAATTTTGTACCATTTAAAATCATTCTAGCCCAAAGATAATAGTCTTCAAACCAAAACATTTTTTTATATCCACCTGCACTTAAAACTTGTGATTTTTTGTACATAACAGCTGGATGATTTATAGGGCATCTATATTTTGCATATTTTATTATTTCTTCTTGAAATTCAGGAAGTTTTCTATGTCCTAAAATCTCTTTTTCATCTTTATCAAATTCACTTATCCAAGCACCACAAATATCAATATCTTGATTCTTAAAAACTTCTAATTGTTTTTCAAATCTATGAGGTAAAGATATATCATCTGTATCCATTCTAGCTATAAGTTC
This window harbors:
- a CDS encoding sugar transferase, which translates into the protein MIVLGRKYKFTEFEKASLNKKFKQQLILRYTNKDPMEVLEELKTLIKSDVKLIVLNTKAKVPDELISFLTSLQFEKNIKLITIEQFMEKYLHKCYIPEDHTDLNYLQNIKPFNIFEYSIKRIMDILGVLLLYLISFPVMFYSRRRIKQESPGTSMFKQLRVGLNNKEFKCIKYRSMRLDAEASGAQFACEDDPRIFPWGDIMRKTRIDELPQMLNVLKGDMHLIGPRPERKVWIDKFEKEIPYYNERHLVRPGITGWAQVMYPYGAGVEDAKQKLMYDLYYIKHYSIWLDIKIIYKTILVVLGKKGL
- a CDS encoding glycosyltransferase — its product is MKFSVLMSIYHKEKVEYFNRAMKSIWDEQTIKPNEIVLVQDGKLTQELYEEISKWEDKLKDILVIVPLEQNVGLGDALNIGMQHCTYELIARMDTDDISLPHRFEKQLEVFKNQDIDICGAWISEFDKDEKEILGHRKLPEFQEEIIKYAKYRCPINHPAVMYKKSQVLSAGGYKKMFWFEDYYLWARMILNGTKFYNIQEVLVNMRAGYGQLERRSGLKYAKNELNFLNTLKKEGFLNNFEYIKNIFIKIPIRLLPKSIIKIVYKTLRRK